A stretch of the Rosa rugosa chromosome 5, drRosRugo1.1, whole genome shotgun sequence genome encodes the following:
- the LOC133711851 gene encoding DNA repair protein RAD5B-like produces MDTEHVADRHKVPSVIGEPINSDQEIPTAVTVKRTNTSSGARISTLIKQECIEEFDEVAESRRTLIPEPKAKRVKKEVPDCELVSVQQMRPQNLEDGDFNIEPDWFLAGSTLVSAVSTSKGMKLLDNEIVHLSFPSSNSSYKTQWIVRFSTKRSGEIGRFPMEWAKCVVPLVNSGKVKVLGRFMGVPKFLSMMQDIILSVSFYVHHSISAAVEVSSCKREDSYPFLILFKLLKLQPYQKCDLDEAVKQRKGSQQYALENRDEEAISESSINNIAGAADACNLKEMETPSTLKCNLRPYQKQALHWMSEFEKGIDVEKSAPTLHPCWEAYPICDEYAILADAMGLGKTVMTIALILARPRRGNSDSIEITKKRKIHQDTMTTLKPKGGTLVVCPSVLKWKDALETHSESKSISTLVHVWGRTISPVVISEQDVVLTDYDFLTYDYYSYRENSVLHQVDWYRVVLDDADTLGSSGAKEAAKAASMLSSHCRWWLTGTPLKIDLEDIYSLLCFLHVEPWSNWACWKKLIQTPYENGDPRGLRLIKDILRPLMLRRTKEAKEKDGSPILILPPDVETIECHQSEAEQEFYDALFKRSKVQFDQFVAQGKVLHNYENALGLLLCLRQCCNHPFFVSSQHDSQNFADLDKPARRFLETHHDSPSSDQILPTQGFVEDIHRVGSTVCPICFDCTYDPVLTPCGHKMCRECLFSRWERQKRWNSLGRFGINQCQVCWEWMDKTELKTCTLENCFQVGVEENWKESSKVSKLLNILEQILQSGSDEKCIIFSQWPSFLDLLEISMKRRNIVFQRIDGNLSEDKRDRVLKDFSLYRTKDKQVLLICLRTEAGYDLSAASNIFLMDPWWNPPAEENILMRIIRSRKHRTVVRRFIVKDTVEERMQQLQSRKQQMSVEVVPVEKDGSARIEDLKMIFR; encoded by the exons ATGGATACAGAACACGTGGCTGATCGGCACAAAGTCCCGTCAGTTATCGGTGAGCCCATCAATTCCGATCAAGAAATTCCGACGGCCGTGACGGTTAAGCGGACAAACACGAGCTCCGGGGCTCGCATTTCGACTCTGATCAAGCAAGAGTGCATTGAGGAATTTGATGAAGTTGCGGAAAGTCGAAGGACTTTGATTCCGGAGCCGAAGGCCAAGAGGGTAAAGAAGGAAGTTCCTGACTGTGAACTGGTTTCAGTGCAACAGATGAGACCTCAGAATTTGGAGGATGGCGATTTCAATATTGAGCCGGATTGGTTCTTGGCGGGAAGCACATTGGTTTCTGCGGTTTCGACTAGTAAAGGCATGAAATTGTTGGACAATGAGATTGTTCATCTCTCTTTTCCTTCCTCAAATTCCAGCTACAAAACCCAATGGATTGTTCGTTTCTCGACGAAAAGATCAGGAGAG ATTGGTCGGTTTCCAATGGAATGGGCAAAATGTGTTGTTCCTCTTGTGAATTCGGGTAAGGTTAAAGTCCTTGGGCGGTTTATGGGTGTGCCGAAATTCCTATCTATGATGCAAGATATCATATTGTCTGTAAG TTTTTATGTTCACCATTCAATTTCCGCTGCTGTTGAGGTGTCTTCATGTAAGCGAGAGGATTCTTATCCTTTCCTCATCTTGTTCAAATTGCTGAAACTCCAACCATATCAGAAG TGTGATCTGGATGAAGCTGTCAAACAAAGAAAGGGTAGCCAACAGTATGCATTAGAAAACAGAGATGAAGAAGCCATTTCAGAGTCTTCTATAAATAACATTGCTGGTGCTGCAGATGCTTGTAACTTGAAG GAGATGGAAACCCCAAGTACTCTCAAGTGTAATCTGAGGCCATACCAGAAACAAGCTCTCCATTGGATGTCAGAATTTGAGAAGGGGATTGATGTCGAGAAGTCAGCACCAACTCTTCATCCTTGCTGGGAGGCCTATCCTATATGTGATGAGTATGCA ATTCTAGCAGATGCAATGGGACTGGGGAAGACTGTGATGACAATTGCTCTAATACTTGCAAGACCAAGGAGAGGAAACTCTGATAGTATTGAAATTACAAAGAAGAGAAAGATACATCAAGATACAATGACAACATTAAAGCCAAAGGGAGGCACTCTTGTTGTCTGTCCTAGCGTACTCAAGTGGAAG GATGCGCTTGAAACCCATTCAGAGTCAAAAAGTATTTCTACTTTGGTCCATGTTTGGGGGAGAACCATCAGCCCCGTGGTGATTTCAGAACAAGATGTGGTCTTGACTGACTATGATTTTCTGACTTACGATTATTATTCG TATCGCGAGAACAGTGTCTTACACCAGGTTGACTGGTATAGGGTGGTGCTCGATGATGCTGATACTCTTGGATCTTCAGGGGCAAAAGAAGCTGCTAAGGCTGCTTCTATGCTGTCCTCTCATTGCCGATGGTGGTTGACAGGAACCCCTCTTAAG ATTGATTTGGAAGACATCTACAGCCTCTTATGTTTCTTGCATGTTGAGCCATGGAGCAACTGGGCATG CTGGAAGAAATTAATTCAGACGCCTTATGAAAATGGTGATCCAAGAGGATTGAGATTGATAAAGGACATTTTGAGGCCATTGATGTTAAGAAGAACAAAGGAGGCAAAGGAGAAAGATGGAAG CCCCATACTCATTCTTCCTCCTGACGTTGAAACTATTGAGTGTCATCAGTCTGAAGCTGAACAAGAGTTCTATGATGCCCTTTTTAAGAGATCAAAA GTTCAGTTTGACCAGTTTGTGGCACAAGGCAAGGTTCTTCACAACTATGAAAATGCCCTTGGGCTACTGCTCTGTTTAAGGCAGTGTTGCAACCACCCATTTTTTGTTTCGAG TCAGCATGATTCACAAAACTTTGCAGACTTGGACAAGCCTGCTAGAAGATTCCTTGAAACCCATCATGATTCTCCAAGTTCAGATCAGATTCTCCCCACCCAAGGATTTGTTGAGGATATCCATCGGGTTGGAAGTACAGTGTGTCCCATATGCTTTGATTGCACATATGATCCTGTACTTACACCATGTGGACATAAGATGTGCAGGGAGTGTCTGTTCTCGAGGTGGGAGAGACAAAAAAGATGGAACTCCCTTGGTCGTTTTGGCATTAATCAATGCCAGGTATGTTGGGAATGGATGGACAAAACTGAGCTCAAAACTTGCACATTAGAAAACTGTTTCCAGGTTGGAGTTGAGGAAAACTGGAAGGAGTCTTCTAAGGTTTCAAAGCTCTTGAACATCTTGGAACAAATTCTTCAGTCAGGTTCTGATGAAAAGTGCATCATTTTCAGTCAGTGGCCTTCATTTTTGGATCTCTTGGAGATCTCTATGAAGAGAAGAAATATCGTGTTTCAGAGGATTGATGGCAATCTGTCGGAGGATAAGAGGGATAGGGTTTTGAAGGACTTCAGCCTTTACCGCACCAAAGATAAACAG GTCTTGTTGATATGTTTAAGAACTGAAGCTGGTTACGATTTAAGTGCAGCATCTAATATCTTTTTAATG GATCCATGGTGGAATCCACCCGCCGAGGAGAACATACTAATGAGAATTATACGCAGTAGAAAACATCGAACTGTTGTTAGAAGATTTATTGTCAAG GACACAGTGGAGGAACGCATGCAACAGCTTCAGTCTAGAAAGCAGCAAATGAGTGTGGAAGTTGTCCCTGTTGAGAAAGATGGATCGGCCAGAATTGAGGACCTCAAAATGATTTTCAGATGA